A genomic window from Desulfonatronum thiosulfatophilum includes:
- the thiL gene encoding thiamine-phosphate kinase: MDNHTQKESNLQSEDAFLALIDRCFPSSDRLLLGRGDDCAVVSCTDSLCVSSDLFLQDVHFRREYFSAEDFGYKALAVNISDIAAMGARPTAFALNLMIPDGVDDAYWIEFFQGMAGLAGEHDLDLVGGDLSRASCLGAAITIWGERVPGGRYLQRAQARPGDVLFIVGEVGLARLGLAQLEESLALNGNVKIQDYSFGRQNRHAQAMYPQAIQAHLRPAMHVAEACALGAMDTIRGLMDVSDGLARDLPRFLGPHLGCRITLAEQDLHPELRRFAAENLVDALEWALRGGEDYALLGAVAAGSWEVLQSAVPQVSRLGDVTPTSGIMLREERILLHGFDHFGR; encoded by the coding sequence ATGGATAATCATACTCAAAAAGAATCGAACCTCCAATCCGAAGACGCTTTTCTGGCGCTTATTGACCGTTGTTTCCCGAGTTCGGATCGATTGCTGCTGGGCCGGGGCGACGATTGCGCGGTTGTTTCCTGCACCGATTCGCTCTGCGTCTCCTCGGATCTGTTTCTGCAAGACGTTCATTTTCGACGAGAATACTTCAGCGCCGAGGATTTTGGTTACAAGGCCCTGGCCGTAAACATCAGCGACATTGCCGCCATGGGAGCGAGGCCGACGGCTTTTGCCTTGAATCTCATGATCCCCGATGGAGTCGATGACGCGTACTGGATTGAGTTTTTTCAGGGCATGGCCGGGCTGGCCGGGGAGCATGACCTCGATCTTGTCGGAGGGGATTTGTCCCGGGCCTCTTGTCTGGGAGCGGCTATTACCATCTGGGGTGAACGAGTTCCCGGCGGTCGTTACCTGCAGCGGGCCCAGGCACGGCCCGGAGACGTACTTTTCATAGTTGGCGAAGTCGGCTTGGCCCGTCTGGGCTTGGCCCAGTTGGAAGAAAGCCTGGCTCTGAACGGTAATGTAAAAATCCAGGACTACAGTTTCGGGAGACAAAATCGCCACGCGCAGGCCATGTATCCGCAGGCGATCCAGGCCCATCTACGGCCCGCCATGCATGTGGCGGAGGCCTGCGCTCTGGGAGCCATGGATACAATCCGCGGACTGATGGACGTCTCCGACGGACTGGCTCGGGACCTGCCGAGGTTTCTCGGCCCACACCTGGGCTGCCGTATCACACTGGCAGAGCAGGATCTGCATCCGGAACTGCGCCGCTTCGCCGCCGAAAATCTGGTCGACGCTTTGGAATGGGCGCTGCGGGGAGGCGAGGACTATGCTCTCCTAGGGGCCGTCGCCGCTGGGAGTTGGGAGGTCTTGCAATCCGCCGTACCCCAGGTAAGCCGTCTCGGCGACGTGACCCCGACCTCGGGAATCATGCTCAGAGAAGAAAGAATTCTGCTTCATGGATTTGACCATTTTGGCCGGTAG
- a CDS encoding ABC transporter substrate-binding protein, translating into MKKQLVAFLLIALISLSGPVLAAEPIKIGAFFALSGPAAFIGTPTKLVAEMVVEKINKDGGINGSPLELVVADTESDPQKALLAARRLVEREKVTALVGPTRTDTGMAVKAYLHQRRVPTVMTVGGDPVIMGDRFGPFDWIFKSPQRSSVAVSRVYEYLQSRGVTRVGLLTASDGFGKDGLSWLTSLAGEYGITITANEQFAPTDTDMTTQLVKIRATDPEFIICWTIGPAAALVSKNVQQLGLTIPLMHCHGIPDPKYLELAGDAADGTYMPSTKLMAAEQLSDDDPQKAVVMEFIRLYKDVYQFERQYPMNTHSGYAWDAIMLLAEALRKVGPDDPVAIRDALRQTSGFVGVSGVFTLSEEDHNGLDTDSLIIVKVEQGEWVMQ; encoded by the coding sequence ATGAAAAAACAACTGGTTGCCTTTTTGCTTATTGCCCTGATCTCTCTTTCCGGCCCTGTCCTGGCCGCCGAACCCATTAAGATCGGCGCATTTTTCGCCCTGTCCGGTCCGGCTGCGTTCATCGGCACTCCTACCAAGCTGGTTGCGGAAATGGTGGTGGAGAAGATCAACAAGGACGGCGGCATCAACGGGAGCCCTCTGGAATTGGTGGTCGCGGACACCGAGAGCGATCCCCAGAAAGCATTGCTGGCGGCGCGCAGGCTGGTGGAGCGGGAAAAGGTCACGGCCCTGGTGGGCCCTACCCGTACGGACACCGGCATGGCCGTAAAGGCGTATCTGCATCAGCGACGGGTTCCGACAGTGATGACGGTGGGCGGAGATCCGGTGATCATGGGCGACCGCTTCGGTCCCTTCGACTGGATCTTCAAGAGTCCGCAACGTTCTTCCGTAGCTGTGAGCCGGGTTTATGAATATCTGCAAAGCCGGGGCGTGACCCGTGTCGGATTGCTCACGGCCAGCGACGGCTTCGGCAAGGACGGCCTGTCCTGGCTGACCAGCCTGGCCGGAGAGTATGGGATCACCATCACGGCCAATGAACAATTCGCCCCAACGGATACGGACATGACTACTCAGCTGGTCAAGATCCGGGCAACCGATCCCGAATTCATCATTTGTTGGACCATCGGACCGGCTGCCGCCCTGGTCAGCAAGAACGTCCAGCAATTGGGACTGACCATTCCCCTGATGCACTGCCACGGGATCCCCGATCCCAAGTATCTGGAACTTGCAGGCGATGCGGCAGACGGAACATACATGCCCTCCACCAAGCTCATGGCCGCGGAGCAACTGTCCGACGACGACCCCCAGAAAGCCGTAGTCATGGAGTTCATCCGCCTGTACAAGGACGTCTACCAGTTCGAGCGTCAATACCCCATGAACACGCATTCCGGATATGCGTGGGATGCGATCATGCTTTTAGCCGAAGCCCTGCGCAAGGTCGGTCCTGATGACCCCGTAGCCATTCGGGACGCTCTGCGCCAGACATCAGGTTTTGTCGGGGTCAGCGGTGTATTCACCCTGTCCGAGGAAGACCACAACGGCCTGGACACGGATTCTTTGATCATCGTCAAGGTCGAGCAGGGCGAGTGGGTCATGCAGTAG
- a CDS encoding vitamin B12-dependent ribonucleotide reductase → MPAGLPEPVLPPNAEVVLTKRYLRKGSQGEVLETPRQLYWRVAAAIASEEAKYVDSSYSVEELALHFYDLMITYRFLPNSPTLMNAGTDLGQLAACFVLPVGDSMEEIFDAIKYAALIHKSGGGTGFSFSRLRPQKSRVGSTGGIASGPISFLRIFNTATEQVKQGGTRRGANMGILRVDHPDILEFIRAKEREGDLNNFNLSVGLTEVFMQAVEKDEEYELVAPHTNQVKERLKAREVFGLLVQKAWESGDPGIIFLDRINRDNPTPGQGEIESTNPCGEQPLLPYEACNLGSINLSRYIQNSGKDDILWDELKRDIHLAVRFLDNVIDASRYPLDKITETVQKNRKIGLGVMGWADMLFRLNIPYNSQEALNLAEKVMHFIQFEAQSASKTLAEERGPFPGFAESTFAEHKQGPFRNATATTIAPTGTLSILAGCSSGVEPLFALSFVRQVMDGERLLEANPWFEKALHAAQCFSPKLMEEVASKGTIHHLDYLPETIRKVFVTAHDIQPTWHLKMQAAFQKFTDNAVSKTVNLPHEATREDIWQIYWMAYEMGCKGVTVYRDGCKSNQVLCTGDGGKPKESEKAQRVVRERPDVVYGFTQKVKTGYGFLYLTVNEVDGRPFEVFTTIGKSGRSITAKAEAIGRLVSLALRSGIGVEDIVSQLKGIGGEHPVFQKKDILLSIPDAVSWILESRYMQGRKAEMTDTLSSPECPECSKPLIFQEGCFVCPGCGYTKCG, encoded by the coding sequence ATGCCTGCCGGGCTTCCGGAACCTGTTTTGCCGCCCAACGCTGAGGTGGTTTTGACCAAACGCTACCTGCGCAAGGGCTCCCAGGGCGAAGTATTGGAAACACCGCGGCAACTCTATTGGCGCGTGGCCGCGGCCATTGCTTCCGAAGAGGCCAAATATGTCGATTCATCTTATTCCGTGGAAGAATTGGCACTCCATTTTTATGATCTGATGATCACATACCGTTTTCTGCCCAATTCACCGACCCTGATGAACGCGGGCACGGATCTCGGACAGTTGGCCGCCTGCTTCGTACTGCCCGTGGGCGACTCCATGGAGGAGATCTTTGACGCCATCAAGTACGCCGCCCTGATCCACAAGTCCGGCGGAGGAACCGGCTTTTCCTTCTCCCGCCTGCGTCCCCAGAAGAGCCGCGTCGGCTCCACCGGCGGAATCGCATCCGGCCCGATTTCCTTTCTGCGGATTTTCAATACGGCCACGGAGCAGGTCAAACAGGGCGGTACGCGTCGCGGCGCAAATATGGGCATCCTTCGGGTGGACCACCCGGACATCCTGGAGTTCATCCGGGCCAAGGAACGGGAAGGCGACCTGAACAACTTCAACCTTTCCGTGGGATTGACCGAAGTTTTCATGCAGGCCGTGGAGAAGGACGAGGAATATGAACTCGTCGCGCCCCACACGAACCAAGTCAAAGAACGGCTCAAGGCGAGGGAGGTGTTCGGTCTTCTGGTCCAAAAAGCCTGGGAAAGCGGCGATCCCGGCATCATCTTCCTGGACCGCATCAATCGCGACAACCCCACCCCCGGCCAGGGTGAAATTGAGAGTACGAATCCTTGCGGGGAACAGCCGCTGCTTCCATACGAGGCCTGCAACCTGGGCTCCATCAATCTTTCCAGGTACATCCAGAATTCCGGAAAGGACGACATCCTCTGGGATGAGTTGAAGCGCGACATTCATCTGGCGGTCCGTTTCCTGGACAACGTGATCGACGCGTCCCGCTACCCCTTGGATAAAATTACGGAAACAGTGCAAAAGAACCGCAAGATCGGCCTGGGCGTGATGGGCTGGGCCGACATGCTGTTCCGTCTGAACATTCCGTACAATAGCCAGGAAGCCCTGAATCTGGCGGAAAAGGTCATGCACTTCATCCAGTTTGAGGCCCAGAGCGCATCCAAGACTCTGGCCGAGGAGCGTGGTCCGTTTCCCGGCTTCGCGGAATCCACCTTCGCCGAACACAAGCAGGGCCCGTTTCGCAACGCCACGGCCACGACCATCGCCCCCACGGGCACGCTGTCCATTCTGGCCGGTTGCTCCTCCGGGGTGGAGCCGCTGTTTGCCCTGAGCTTCGTGCGCCAAGTCATGGACGGTGAACGGCTGCTGGAAGCCAACCCCTGGTTCGAGAAGGCCCTGCATGCTGCCCAGTGCTTCAGCCCGAAATTGATGGAGGAAGTCGCGTCCAAGGGCACCATCCATCACCTGGATTACCTTCCTGAAACGATCCGCAAGGTCTTTGTCACGGCCCACGACATTCAGCCCACATGGCATCTCAAGATGCAGGCCGCGTTCCAAAAATTCACGGACAACGCCGTTTCCAAGACCGTGAACCTGCCTCACGAGGCCACTCGGGAAGACATCTGGCAGATCTACTGGATGGCTTACGAAATGGGCTGCAAAGGCGTCACGGTCTATCGGGACGGCTGCAAGAGCAACCAAGTATTGTGCACCGGTGACGGCGGCAAGCCCAAGGAGTCAGAGAAAGCGCAGCGGGTTGTCCGGGAACGGCCGGACGTGGTCTACGGCTTCACCCAGAAGGTCAAGACCGGATATGGGTTCCTCTACCTCACGGTGAACGAGGTCGACGGACGCCCTTTCGAGGTCTTCACCACCATCGGCAAGTCCGGACGATCCATCACGGCCAAGGCCGAGGCAATCGGTCGCCTTGTTTCCCTGGCCCTGCGCTCCGGAATCGGCGTCGAGGACATTGTCAGCCAGCTCAAGGGCATTGGCGGCGAGCATCCGGTCTTCCAGAAAAAGGACATCCTGCTCTCCATCCCGGACGCGGTTTCCTGGATTCTCGAAAGCCGCTACATGCAGGGCCGCAAGGCTGAAATGACCGACACCCTTTCTTCGCCGGAATGCCCGGAATGCAGCAAGCCTCTGATTTTTCAGGAAGGCTGCTTTGTCTGCCCGGGCTGCGGGTATACGAAGTGCGGTTGA
- the ftsE gene encoding cell division ATP-binding protein FtsE yields the protein MITLRHVSHNFGPHWALKNISLDVCKGDFLFLVGPSGAGKTTLLRLLHGAIPLQRGQASVAGFDLQTLTSRNVHRLRREVSVVFQDFKILPERTVFANVALALEVRNMPRPHTERRVRAVLRGLDLEAKAQNLCAELSGGEQQRVAVARAVVVGPQLLLADEPTGNLDRELAMRLMSIFLQFHAHGSTIILATHNQEILSCLPTAKILHLEDGSVAWANWSLSDTE from the coding sequence ATGATCACTCTGCGTCATGTATCTCACAACTTCGGGCCTCATTGGGCCCTGAAAAACATCTCTCTGGATGTTTGCAAGGGTGACTTCCTTTTCCTTGTCGGCCCCAGCGGCGCGGGCAAGACGACCCTGCTCCGCCTGTTGCACGGCGCCATCCCCTTGCAACGCGGGCAGGCCTCGGTGGCGGGTTTCGACCTCCAGACGCTCACCTCGCGCAATGTGCATCGGCTGCGGCGCGAGGTGAGCGTGGTCTTTCAGGATTTCAAGATCCTTCCCGAACGTACGGTTTTCGCAAATGTGGCTTTGGCCCTGGAAGTGCGCAACATGCCCCGTCCCCATACCGAGCGCCGGGTCCGGGCGGTGCTGCGGGGGCTGGACCTGGAAGCCAAGGCGCAGAATTTATGCGCCGAACTGTCCGGAGGCGAGCAGCAACGCGTGGCCGTTGCCCGGGCCGTGGTGGTGGGCCCGCAGCTCCTTCTGGCGGATGAACCCACCGGAAACCTGGACCGGGAGCTGGCCATGCGCCTGATGAGCATTTTTCTCCAGTTTCATGCCCACGGCAGCACCATTATTTTGGCCACCCACAACCAGGAAATCCTGTCCTGCCTGCCTACGGCCAAGATCCTGCATCTCGAGGACGGCTCCGTCGCCTGGGCCAACTGGTCGCTGTCCGATACGGAGTAG
- a CDS encoding cell division protein FtsX, translated as MFQIIGKLFLQGLTDIRHHPWIQVLTLAAVTLVAFLAGLFLLVLYNLDQELQRSQGEIQFQVYWQPGTDQQVIQAQWETSLSALDHLVEMKTYTADQGLELLMQRLGASGDFSWLRGQSPLPATALLTFAVRDDDQQTWAKSTYLYLEALHGVEKVSFNPLQLDLARGWARFSSQVIWPLILFLGLVLALVVGNTIKLSQLHRRNEVEILRLVGASRWYIQLPMLVSGGLLGLAGGLLALLMLKGVQLSLKDLLHFPPLWLHLDYLPNDQTLLFLVVLVFMGILSSWVALREK; from the coding sequence GTGTTCCAGATCATCGGCAAGCTTTTTCTGCAGGGGCTGACGGATATCCGCCATCATCCCTGGATCCAGGTTCTGACCCTGGCTGCCGTGACATTGGTGGCCTTCCTGGCCGGTTTGTTTCTGCTGGTCCTGTACAATCTTGATCAGGAACTGCAACGCTCCCAGGGGGAAATCCAGTTCCAGGTTTACTGGCAGCCCGGAACGGATCAGCAGGTCATCCAAGCCCAATGGGAAACGTCCTTGAGCGCCCTGGATCATCTTGTGGAGATGAAGACCTACACCGCGGACCAGGGGCTGGAGCTGCTCATGCAGCGCCTGGGCGCATCCGGCGACTTCTCCTGGCTACGGGGCCAAAGCCCGCTGCCGGCAACGGCCCTGCTGACGTTTGCGGTCAGGGACGACGACCAGCAGACCTGGGCCAAGTCCACCTACCTGTATCTGGAAGCCCTGCACGGAGTGGAAAAGGTCAGCTTCAATCCGTTGCAACTGGATCTGGCCAGGGGCTGGGCCCGTTTCAGCAGTCAAGTCATCTGGCCGTTGATCTTGTTTCTCGGACTTGTTCTGGCCCTGGTAGTGGGCAATACCATCAAGCTTTCCCAGCTGCATCGGCGCAACGAAGTGGAAATTCTGCGCCTTGTGGGCGCCTCCCGCTGGTACATCCAGCTGCCCATGCTGGTTTCGGGAGGGCTGCTCGGCTTGGCAGGAGGGTTGCTGGCCCTGCTCATGCTCAAGGGGGTCCAGCTCAGCCTGAAGGATCTGCTCCATTTTCCGCCCCTGTGGCTGCACCTGGACTATTTGCCGAACGATCAGACGTTGCTGTTTCTGGTGGTGCTTGTATTCATGGGCATTCTCAGCAGCTGGGTGGCCCTGCGGGAAAAGTAA
- the ilvD gene encoding dihydroxy-acid dehydratase: MRSEIMTKGLEKAPHRSLLHALGMTREEMRRPLVGVVNSANEVVPGHIHLHTISRAVKDGIRSAGGTPMEFPVIGICDGLAMNHEGMRYSLPSREIIADSIEAMAMAHPFDALVCVPNCDKVVPAMLMAMLRLNIPAVLVSGGPMLAGAWQGKAVDLISVFEGVGRVRKGQMSNEELEELEACACPGCGSCSGMFTANSMNCLSEAIGLALPGNGTIPAVTAARVRLAKQAGSRVMDLLARNIRPRDIVTTASVGNAVTADMALGCSTNTVLHLPAIFAEAGLDLGLDIFDQLSRRTPNLCRLSPAGSHHMEDLQRAGGIPAVMAELARGGLLDLTVQTVTGQTLGENLESAGARILDSDVIRSLAAPYSPEGGIAILKGSLAPDGAVVKQSAVAPEMLVRTSVARVFESEEEAVAAILGGAINPGDALIIRNEGPKGGPGMREMLTPTSAIAGMGLDKDVALITDGRFSGGTRGAAIGHVSPEAVEGGPIGLVQEGDTIEIDIPARKLNLLVDEKELAARRAQWQPQQRNITSPFLRRYARLASSAAKGAVFTSS; this comes from the coding sequence ATGCGCAGTGAGATCATGACCAAGGGCCTGGAAAAGGCGCCCCACCGTTCCCTTCTGCACGCTCTGGGCATGACCCGGGAAGAGATGCGACGGCCGTTGGTGGGCGTGGTCAATTCCGCCAACGAGGTGGTTCCCGGCCATATCCATCTGCATACCATCTCCCGGGCGGTGAAGGACGGCATCCGTTCCGCCGGCGGCACGCCCATGGAATTTCCGGTCATCGGCATCTGCGACGGCCTGGCCATGAACCACGAGGGCATGCGCTACAGCCTGCCCAGCCGGGAGATCATCGCCGACAGCATCGAGGCCATGGCCATGGCCCACCCATTTGACGCACTGGTCTGCGTGCCCAACTGCGACAAAGTCGTTCCGGCCATGCTCATGGCCATGCTTCGTCTGAACATCCCTGCTGTTCTCGTCAGCGGCGGCCCCATGCTGGCGGGTGCCTGGCAGGGCAAGGCCGTGGACCTGATTTCGGTTTTCGAAGGCGTGGGCCGGGTGCGCAAGGGCCAAATGAGCAACGAGGAGCTGGAGGAGCTGGAAGCCTGCGCCTGCCCCGGCTGCGGTTCCTGTTCGGGCATGTTCACGGCCAATTCGATGAACTGCCTGTCCGAGGCCATCGGCCTTGCTCTGCCCGGCAACGGAACCATTCCCGCGGTCACCGCGGCCCGGGTCCGGTTGGCCAAGCAGGCCGGTTCGCGAGTGATGGATCTGCTGGCACGGAATATCCGGCCCCGGGACATCGTCACGACAGCATCGGTGGGCAATGCCGTGACCGCGGACATGGCCCTGGGTTGCTCCACGAACACGGTGCTGCATCTGCCGGCCATTTTTGCCGAGGCCGGCCTGGATCTGGGTCTGGACATCTTCGACCAGCTCAGCCGACGCACGCCCAACTTGTGCCGCCTGTCACCGGCCGGCAGCCATCATATGGAAGATCTGCAGCGCGCCGGCGGGATTCCGGCCGTGATGGCCGAACTGGCCAGAGGCGGCCTCCTGGACCTCACCGTTCAGACCGTCACCGGCCAAACCCTCGGCGAGAATTTGGAATCCGCCGGAGCCAGGATTCTGGACAGCGACGTGATCCGCTCCCTTGCCGCGCCCTACAGTCCTGAAGGGGGCATCGCGATCCTCAAGGGCTCGTTGGCTCCGGACGGGGCCGTGGTCAAGCAGTCCGCCGTGGCCCCGGAAATGCTTGTCCGCACATCCGTGGCCAGGGTCTTTGAGAGCGAGGAAGAGGCGGTGGCCGCCATACTCGGCGGCGCGATCAATCCCGGAGACGCGCTGATCATCCGCAACGAAGGCCCCAAAGGGGGGCCCGGCATGCGCGAAATGCTCACTCCCACTTCGGCCATTGCCGGGATGGGGCTGGACAAGGACGTGGCCCTGATCACGGACGGTCGGTTCAGCGGCGGCACCCGGGGCGCGGCCATCGGCCACGTCTCGCCGGAAGCCGTGGAAGGAGGACCCATCGGACTGGTCCAGGAAGGGGACACCATCGAGATCGACATCCCGGCACGAAAGCTCAACCTGCTGGTGGACGAAAAGGAACTGGCCGCACGACGCGCTCAATGGCAACCGCAACAACGCAACATCACGTCGCCCTTCCTGCGACGCTACGCCCGCCTTGCATCCTCCGCGGCCAAGGGCGCCGTTTTTACTTCTTCGTAG
- a CDS encoding class I SAM-dependent methyltransferase, producing MAPWTRRQQKLLEVGCGPGRFLQFFWESGFDVTGLDASPAMLELARERLEHRADLHLGQAEHLPFRDKEFDVVALLTLLEFCSDPDQVISEALRVARKAILVTFLNRHSLYAVARRSSLRSGKKGFLDKARWFSWWQINSLIWKQAGSRPMHSRSVLIGPQRTWSAKSGWRKLNCRLWPPYLGAYAGVRCDLVGDTPLTPIMAWKEKAKLRPMEQPASSGANRSKPDNHQLL from the coding sequence ATGGCTCCCTGGACTCGGCGGCAGCAAAAACTGCTGGAAGTGGGCTGCGGTCCGGGTCGTTTTCTGCAGTTTTTCTGGGAAAGCGGCTTCGACGTCACTGGCTTGGACGCGTCCCCGGCCATGCTTGAATTGGCCAGAGAGCGGTTGGAACATCGGGCCGATCTGCACCTGGGGCAGGCCGAGCATCTGCCGTTCAGGGACAAGGAATTCGATGTGGTGGCTTTGTTGACGCTCCTGGAATTCTGTTCCGATCCCGATCAGGTCATCAGCGAGGCCTTGCGCGTGGCCAGAAAGGCCATTCTGGTCACCTTTTTGAACAGGCATTCTCTTTACGCCGTTGCCCGGCGCAGCAGTTTGCGAAGCGGCAAGAAAGGATTCCTGGACAAGGCCCGCTGGTTCTCCTGGTGGCAGATCAATTCCCTGATCTGGAAACAGGCCGGGTCACGTCCCATGCATTCCCGCTCCGTGCTCATAGGCCCCCAGCGGACATGGTCCGCCAAGTCCGGATGGCGCAAGCTCAACTGCCGCCTGTGGCCGCCGTACCTGGGTGCCTATGCCGGGGTGCGCTGCGACCTTGTCGGCGACACGCCGCTCACGCCGATCATGGCCTGGAAGGAAAAGGCCAAACTCCGCCCCATGGAACAGCCCGCCTCATCCGGGGCTAACAGGAGCAAACCTGATAATCATCAATTGCTGTAA
- a CDS encoding PFL family protein — MLTEKEVLGTLEMLRNEHLDVRTVTLGLSLFDLATHDIGRFQDRLMSRITGMASTLVDVCDEVGDIYGIPVVNKRISVSPMAVVGAPFSSRELVQVAMTLDRAAQEVGVDFIGGFSALVEKGLARGDLSLIEAVPDALTATSRLCASFNVATTAAGINMDAVLLMAKTIKAAAAMTADKDGLACAKLGVFANIPQDVPFMAGAYLGVGEPNAVINVGVSGPGVVKRALERAMQEDDHLALDEISHVIKRTAFKVTRVGELIGREVARRLNVPFGVVDLSLAPTPNVGDSVGEIFQVLGLAHIGAPGSTAALAMLNDAVKKGGAFASSSVGGFSGAFIPVSEDLNIAEAAAQGHLTLHKLEALTSVCSVGLDMVALPGDTSAETLAAIIADEMAIGMINRKTTAARLIPVPGKKAGEKAFFGGLLGEAVIIPVPGAGGSDRFINLGGRVPAPLQSMGN; from the coding sequence ATGCTTACAGAAAAAGAAGTGCTGGGCACGCTGGAAATGTTGCGCAACGAGCACCTGGATGTGCGCACCGTGACCCTGGGGCTGAGCCTGTTTGATCTTGCGACACATGACATAGGACGCTTTCAGGATCGATTGATGTCCAGAATTACGGGCATGGCGTCCACGCTGGTGGATGTCTGCGATGAAGTGGGGGACATCTACGGCATCCCCGTGGTCAACAAGCGGATTTCCGTGAGCCCCATGGCCGTGGTGGGAGCGCCCTTCTCCTCCCGCGAGCTGGTTCAGGTGGCCATGACCCTGGACCGGGCCGCCCAGGAAGTGGGCGTGGATTTCATCGGCGGGTTCAGCGCCCTGGTGGAAAAGGGGCTGGCCCGGGGAGATCTGAGCCTGATCGAGGCGGTACCCGACGCCTTGACCGCCACTTCGCGGCTGTGCGCGTCCTTCAACGTGGCCACCACCGCGGCCGGGATCAACATGGACGCCGTGCTTTTGATGGCCAAGACCATCAAGGCCGCAGCGGCCATGACCGCGGACAAGGACGGCCTGGCCTGCGCCAAGCTGGGCGTGTTCGCCAACATCCCGCAGGACGTGCCGTTCATGGCCGGGGCTTATCTTGGCGTGGGCGAGCCTAATGCGGTGATCAACGTAGGCGTCAGCGGGCCGGGCGTGGTCAAGCGGGCCCTGGAGCGGGCCATGCAGGAGGACGACCATCTGGCCCTGGACGAGATTTCCCACGTCATCAAGCGAACGGCCTTCAAGGTGACCAGGGTCGGCGAGCTGATCGGCCGGGAAGTGGCCAGGAGACTGAACGTCCCCTTTGGGGTGGTGGATCTGTCGCTGGCTCCGACGCCCAACGTCGGTGATTCCGTGGGCGAGATTTTCCAGGTTCTCGGCCTTGCGCACATCGGCGCGCCCGGTTCCACCGCCGCCCTGGCCATGCTCAACGACGCGGTGAAGAAGGGCGGCGCTTTTGCCAGTTCGTCCGTGGGCGGATTCAGCGGCGCCTTCATTCCGGTGAGCGAAGACCTGAACATTGCCGAGGCTGCGGCCCAGGGACACCTGACTTTGCACAAGCTGGAAGCCCTGACCAGCGTCTGTTCCGTCGGCCTGGACATGGTCGCCCTGCCTGGCGACACCTCCGCCGAAACCCTGGCTGCGATCATTGCCGATGAAATGGCCATCGGCATGATCAACCGCAAGACCACGGCGGCGCGGCTGATCCCCGTTCCGGGCAAAAAGGCCGGCGAAAAAGCCTTCTTCGGAGGACTCCTGGGCGAGGCCGTGATCATCCCCGTGCCCGGAGCCGGCGGCTCCGATCGATTTATCAACCTGGGGGGTCGGGTCCCGGCCCCGCTGCAGAGCATGGGGAACTGA
- a CDS encoding glycine cleavage system protein R: MQDHVQKMMIAVFGRDRPGIVARVSGLLATMGCNIEDATQTILHSRFAGMFVFQPQAESLSTGDVLHALEQGFAGEELTFWVSLLDDATTAQSGDAGQPAAPFVITTIGPDQVGLVAGITEVLFRFGVNITALRANVKTEDASQWVMIYEVDVPQQVDRKQFREALYGRAQELRQILSLQHRSIFEAVHRV; encoded by the coding sequence ATGCAAGACCATGTTCAAAAAATGATGATCGCGGTTTTCGGGCGGGATCGGCCCGGGATCGTGGCCCGGGTCTCCGGGTTGTTGGCCACGATGGGCTGCAATATCGAAGATGCCACTCAGACCATTCTACACTCCCGATTTGCCGGAATGTTCGTGTTCCAGCCCCAGGCGGAGAGCCTCTCCACGGGCGATGTGCTGCACGCCCTGGAGCAGGGCTTCGCGGGAGAGGAACTCACCTTCTGGGTCTCGCTCCTGGATGATGCCACGACTGCGCAGTCGGGCGACGCCGGGCAGCCGGCGGCCCCCTTCGTGATAACCACCATCGGCCCGGATCAAGTTGGGCTTGTGGCTGGCATTACCGAAGTTCTGTTCCGGTTTGGCGTGAACATCACGGCCCTGCGGGCCAACGTCAAAACTGAGGACGCCTCCCAATGGGTGATGATCTACGAAGTCGACGTGCCTCAACAGGTGGACCGCAAACAATTCCGCGAAGCCCTTTACGGCAGAGCCCAGGAACTACGCCAGATCCTGAGCCTCCAGCACAGGAGCATTTTCGAGGCCGTGCATCGGGTTTGA